The Solanum pennellii chromosome 11, SPENNV200 genome contains a region encoding:
- the LOC114074752 gene encoding LOW QUALITY PROTEIN: uncharacterized protein LOC114074752 (The sequence of the model RefSeq protein was modified relative to this genomic sequence to represent the inferred CDS: inserted 2 bases in 2 codons; deleted 2 bases in 2 codons; substituted 1 base at 1 genomic stop codon), protein MTTCNKAQNNTSRPEEARLRLPDPGHNLPRDAKALDSDLCQRKHARTNNPDKTEQLEICVPPEQLDLVNDLIFIPLNQFEIVPMMDFNIGNLYFSFTNPSLFMLLTISWVLLLVYFVTKNGGENSVPNSWKSLVEHIYYFVLNPVNEKIGGISGNVKQKFSPHIXVTFTFXLVCNDQGMTNYSFTVTNIFLIILGLSFSIFIGITLVGFQNNGLHFLSFLLPVGVPLPLQPFLVILEVIPYCFRALSSTIHSFGNMMAGHSSVMSLSXFAWTMLCMNDIFYFIGDLGPLFIVLALTGLELGVAIAQSSSKCLFL, encoded by the exons ATGACTACCTGTAATAAAGCACAAAATAATACGAGCCGACCAGAAGAAGCAAGGCTTAGATTACCAGATCCTGGACACAATCTTCCTAGAGATGCAAAGGCACTTGACT CGGATCTCTGTCAAAGGAAACACGCGCGTACAAATAACCCCGATAAAACTGAACAATTAGAAATATGTGTCCCACCTGAACAACTGGATCTAGTGAATGATCTCATCTTCATCCCACTTAATCAATTTGAGATTGTGCCAATGATGGATTTTAATATTGGAAACTTATATTTCTCATTCACAAATCCATCTTTGTTTATGCTACTAACTATTAGTTGGGTCCTACTTTTGGTTTATTTTGTTACTAAAAACGGAGGAGAAAAC TCAGTACCAAATTCATGGAAATCCCTGGTCGagcatatttattattttgttctgAACCCGGTAAACGAAAAAATAGGTGGTATTTCCGGAAATGTTAAACAAAAGTTTTCCCCTCACATCTAGGtcacttttactt ttttagtttgtaatGACCAGGGTATGACAAATTATAGCTTCACAGTTACaaacatttttctcatt attttgggtctctcattttcaatttttattggcATTACACTAGTGGGATTTCAAAATAATGGGCTTCATTTTTTAAGCTTCTTATTACCAGTGGGAGTCCCGCTGCCATTACAACCTTTTTTAGTAATCCTTGAGGTTATCCCTTATTGTTTTCGAGCATTAAGCTCAACAATACATTCATTTGGTAATATGATGGCCGGTCATAGTTCAGTAATGAGTTTAA CATTTGCTTGGACTATgctatgtatgaatgatattttcTATTTCATAGGGGATCTTGGTCCTTTATTTATAGTTCTTGCATTAACTGGTCTGGAATTAGGTGTAGCTATAGCACAATCTTCATCAAAGtgcttatttttataa